The Acropora muricata isolate sample 2 chromosome 7, ASM3666990v1, whole genome shotgun sequence genomic interval aatcgtcactttttaaagattttaaatAGGGCTATATCCATAAAAATGTTTTAGTGCGCTTTACAATATATAAAAGCAGATGATGGTAGATAATAATTAGGTGCCTTCTTCCACTGCCTGGATAGAAAGTATAAATGTTACAGAACTGCAAAAGGCAACATTAAGAAGAAAATTGGCATCATTTCAAAACACTGTGCTCTTGATGATCCCCCTTCTTTTATCCTAGCATAGTTGTGTACTCCAGTTCCCTTAATGGGTCCATAGCATGATGTAGTTACACCGTGACCCACTTTTAGAGTTACTTTGGCCAAGAATATATGATTTCATGAGTCATGCTCCCTACATTTCCCAAAGTTGCAATGatgaaattgttttctctttgttttagtGGAATCCTTGTGTTGTGTCGTCAAAGTGTCACTAAATtcgatatttttatttttgatcaaCCAGATGCTAAGACACAGGTAAACAACTGTATACAGGAGAATGATTCTTAAGATAGCCCAAGGTATGACTGTGCTGTTGTCCCTAATCAATTCAGATAAAGGCTCTAGGGTGATACACCCCTACGAGTATGATGGCCATATAAGAATATCACCAGAGCAAAAAGCAAGTAGAAGTATGTACAAGAAAGACAGAGGGCAATATAGTTGGCCCAGTAATATTCTTAGCTAGCATGAGCTAGAAGagtacaatttttttattaataactATTGTATAACTCATATATAGCCAGTTATTAATATTGCTCATAATGCCCCGGCATGAGTTTTTCAATGAATTTGCAAGgaaaaatagagaaataaaCAGTAGACACTAGCTTGGATCAAGATAAGGACTGTACCAGGAATCGTAAGGTTAATCTCTGGTGGAGGGTCTTTACAAACTCCACATACCCTCTCGTAGGAGTCTTCGGTAGGTAGGTTTGTGAGCAACTTTTAGTTGCGCATACTTTTAACTAGAGTTTTTCGCGCAGAACATAAATGGTAGAACCCTTCTGACTGGTGCTATCCcacattagtataaatttactcgtagtctatcgtgaatccgtgaatctgattggctatgttACTCGTAggctatcagctgatagtctacagttgtgaatagcaaatgaaaatcggctattttgaacacgtgatgcttgtttcacacctcagtgcacatcacgcgcagtgtttgaaacctttgaattgtcgatgtaaacacaataaaacattttttcctataCTTGACTTTACATTTTTAcgctcgccctcgttttctacgagcgatagtaaactcggctgcgcctcgttgactatctgctcgtagaaaactcgtgctcgtactctaattgttaattagtataaatttactcgtagtctatcgtgaatccgtgaatctgattggctatgttactcgtagactatcagctgataatCTACGGCAAAatagttgctcgcgtgattgtatacgtgaccctctttcaaacttgaatcagtacacGTGGCGCGAATggtgctcgtagtctaattgttgattagtatatactaaaacagtggaTAGCGTTGaaggcgcgctctgattggctagtcaAACTCCGAATATCCTTTGctatttacctccgagcaaCTCGGAAAAAAAATGGCGTCTCGGTTTGCATCCGTGACAAGCGAAGAAATCACTCAAATTAACGACGAAGCAGTCcctgaaaacacaaagaaagcgaCTAAATTTGGTTTGGCCGTGTTTGAAGGTAATGGTTGAAGATTAACCCCGGAGTTTACCGataaaaaccaatgagaaaggttttgtttacaaatgcaaattaatcttgCGTAACTTCAAAATCAAAGTTGCATGATATTTTTTACAGAATAGTTTTGGTGGTGTGTATTATCTCACTGTTTTAATATATACTAAAAAAAACCTCAGTATCGCGAAGCAGCTCGTAAATATTCACCGCTaaccacctccacttcggtgaatagtTGTTAAATATCGTATGATCGAACTCCAATCCGTTTACATGAAGTGGGCGTTACGGCAAAACAGCTAAATCCAACTTTTACGAATTCATATATCCCTGATTCCTTCTTCCTTTCCATCTATTTTCTCTTCCTTCAAACATACTGATATGTGTTTACAAAATATGCTTAGTTTTAACTTATAGGATCGTAGCCGGATTATGTACTCAACAGACAAATTCATTTCTACAACAATAAAAATCCAATAACTGCTACAATGACGAGATGCACATATTTTGACGTCAGTCGAGGAGAGTTTCCTCTTACGCTGCTTGGCAGTTCTATTTCTACGAGTCTGCTGTAGCGAGAGCCATCCGCTGATCTGCAAGTGTCAAGCAGAAAACATGACTCTATCAACATTCTAAGTAACTACTTGATGTAGGCACTCATATAGTAGTCCGGTCCGCGTTGAGTGGTCACTCAATGGTCTGAGCAGTTATCCCTGTCATCTTCAGCCATACTTCAACATAGTATCTAGTTTTCCTTAACCTTTAACCTTGTTTATGCACTCCCTGAAGCATCGCTAGTTAAGCTGACTGAAGCACCCCTTGTCATCCTTAGCCGTACTCTAATACGAAAATTGTATGACCTAGTTTCTTAAGACAATACAGTCCTTAGCTGTGACACACGCACGTTAGCTTTTAGCAGTTCATGATCGTAATTTTGAAGAATTGGTGTCAAGTACAGTAACCATTAAGTGGAGAGAAGTTACAGAAAACAAAAGCTATCTCACGATCAGGATTTCTCCCAGTTCATTAAGGTTACGGGAGCGCCACAACTCAGAACATACACGTGCAGTGAGAATAATCTTGTTGTCGTGCCAATTTAAAGCAAACTTGATAGGTTTCTGTTGATGGGAACTCAGCACAGATTGTGTTCTAAGAAGGAAGTtggaaaatgacaaaaatttaaaagCGTCGAaaatgccatttttggacattttgaaaCGCTATAAATGGCCGAGCCACTGTTTGAATTTTAAAGAGCCAAAAAAAGAGCAAACACATCTCGGATGATAGGCTAATGTGTATTTATACACTCTAAAAGCATTCTAGATTCGTTGCAGGCAAGAAGCGACTCCAAAGAAAAACTTCATAGGTGACTAGATTTGCATAAATAGAAGAAAATGAGCGCAGTACCAAAGGATTTTCCctgagatttcggcccggaggtcgcttttggagccaaggttcagatacctgtcgctaggcagtgagggagagaaatgtcggcccctagaccatatgtgacagatcccactcatccactcagctcaaaTCATCGATAGCAATTTAGCAAtttaccaatttctatataaaTTATATGTATATCTATACAAGTGTGTGCCAATCAGTTCTTCCATATGGTAAGTACAACCTTGTCTTGGTACGATGAATGTCTGACAATTGTGCATGCGCTATTGAAGAAACACCCGCTCAAAGGTCACTTGAAGTCATTGTGTCTTTCATACGGTGAGTACTGATGTGAattggcacaaaatacatggcATTTGCGTAAGCATTTGAGTAGGTATTTGCTAAAGGAAGAAATCGTCAGGTATGTCAGTGGAGGAGCGAAACACGATTAtttgttatcaaacaagttgacaagGGTTAAATTATCACCGCAAGATGATAACAAAGCTCTGACGAATGGCTAAGTGAAACGCTTCATAACCTTTTCTATTGTGATAATTTGACCCTTGTCAACGAGATTGGTACCTCAATATCGTCAAGCAGCTCGTCCCATGCCATTGAATTCTTACTTTGATAACGGTCAAATTTTTTCCACCGTAAGAGGATTTTGAGCGATATTGcttcgttaaaaattgaaaataaaggaTGAGTAGGGCTGCTCAAGAACGCTTGAAGATGACTGGGGAGAACTGTCCAAGCAATCGTGTGGGTGCTATTTGTTCAACTCGGACAGGACCACTATATGATTGCCTACACCAAGTAGCTACCACATTGTTTGTTAAACTGAACTATGTAAACGATATTGACCGTAAAAGTAGCTGGGACCCTtcgtatatttaacaattattcctcgagccagaatgggctatgagtcaatagcccatgaggccgaaggccgaatgggctattgactcagaggctattagggcgagaggaataattctTTTAGGAAAAtctaactagttggtcaaaaaaatatcaagactaaacatctttcgctagttaaagctagacttcaattcttctttaccgccaaaacattacaaatatggcgggtgcttttcgctactagtgggctataacatatagcctactagtagctcaaccaattagaatgcagcattgatgatagaccgctagttggattttactaaagcaGTGATATTCTAGAAGTTCCTGTTACACTCAATGCcacaatgaaattatttttcgaTGATGGAATTATTTCCTAAACAGCGGTGTTAAAATGACAGCCATACTATGCCCTAACAGTTTTCCTTTAACTCAGGCTTTCAAATAAGAATTCACAGTGTACtttccaggaaaaaaattgaaagaagttCATGTCGCACAACACAGCAGTTACTTGGGCATAACGCAATGTTTCCCTATATCCCTTACTTATGGTGTCTCACAGATTTGTTAGAGAACTGCGTGACTCACGCGGCCCTTTCACAGAGATCGTTTACTTTCCTCTATCTCACCTTGttcgcaattttatttttccttccaCGTTTGTTCCTTCATCAACTTCCTTCCAGTTTTTGCTGTCAGTTGAATACTCGATTGTCAGTCCAGGATAGACCGCAATAGCCTTCAGTTTTTTGTTATCATAACTAAAGAAGGAAGGAattaaacaaattaattttcttttctgtccATGAATGTCTTTTCTTGctcttttccattttttttctctccatcTTTCCTATGATTCGAAGATTGGGATCATCCCTCTCACATGCTTCACATTGGGGATACCTACCtgaaaaagaatatttcacGAATGCTAAAATCATTTTCTGGTTTTCTCAAAAGCGGTGGTAGGCATCACCTCTTCAAAAAATCAACACAAGAAACGGTCGCTTCATGCCCTCTACTACATCCATTTCTGTCCCAATCTCCACCTCTTCCTTTCAATCAGGTCCTTGCAAACATAAACTCGCTGGATTTACCTTGCCCCTGGGGGTGGTACACGATAGGTTACACCAATCCTATCCAATCTGCTCAGTTCTCTGTATCCCAACACGTTTGCAAATTTCTCCCAATCACGTGCTTTCTCTGCGTCTCTGTCCTCTTTGTTATCCATCTCTTCCCAGGATGCCTTATGCCACGCACGCTCGGCCAATGCAAGCATTCGTGGGAATATCATGGAGAACATTTGATCTCTTGATCGCACCGTTTCTGTCCAAAGATGACCCTGCATTCCTAATGAAAAAGAAGACGATtctacgtcaacagttgaagtGCAGTTAGCTATCAAATTAGTTAAAGGGATCGGCGTCCAAGAGCTCAGCTGGAGTTATAATAACTAAGCAAAATATCATCATGCAGACACTTAGAATCAGAAATGAGCAGCAATTTTAAATCAGATTTTTTTATCAATAAGAATGCAAAAAGCCTTTATGTTTGTGGACTTACATTAATAAGCAGGGATAAAAAATTATCATACATAACACTGAAACAAAAAGGATGCGTAAAGTAACGAAGAACAAGATTCATTTTCATGAGACCTCACCAGCAATATTTTCCTTCTTGGCGAGAACAGGGCATGCTCCCTCAGTCTTGCACAGTTGCTCTCTGGTCAGCGGATCACCAGTGCGTTTAATCTCCACATTGGCGAACAAATCATCTGGCATAAAACCAAACACTTTGCGCGTATCAGTGAACCTTGTGGCCCAGTAGTACCCACGCTCTTCTGGGTCAGGCTCGTATGGGTGATCGAAATATAAGTGGGTGGCTTGAGACATAATCACCTGGAGACGTAAAAAAGTCGAAGAAAGTGTACTTAATTATTTAAAAGTATATGATAAAATGCAGAATAAACAAGCTCATATAAAGCACTTAAGAGAGAACATTGTCCACAAACTTGGGCTCCAGACTCATGAGCATTCATATCGTTGGAAAGCTATGGCTTCCCAAGGATTAAAAATGATTTATCAAAGTTGATGTAGACTCTAACTCGTGTCTGGCCAATCTGCGCTGACATGGATTACTAGGGAGCTTATCCTTTGTCGCAGCTGCCTCAACGGATCTGGCCGGCGTCACACCCGCGACCTACCCCATGGTAGTCCGATACTCAACCAACTAAGCCATCGGTTGTCGGATCAGCCTATCCAGGAAATGTAACGTGGCCTCTTTTCGTGACCAAACTCCAGGCGAGGGTCAGTTTTACCAGAGACAGCCCTCAAGTCGGAGCCAATGACGCATTGCCTTTGTGGACAGGAAGATCCGGccagccagttctgacaaatagGGAGCTCCCCAAATTTGAGACAGGCCAAACAAAGCCGATATCATTTCCTCTACAAATTCAGCTTTCCACAAACCAGTTCAAAACGCCCTGCTAAATCTTGAGAGTCAACCAAAGAGCAAAAACTACAGACATTGGCTTCGCAAGTTGTGGTTGTACTACCACATCAAACTTTGTTGCAACTTAGCTTACCTGCATCTGACATTTGATGTAGTCTACGTTAAGTCAGGatccgatgagtaggagcatgcaactccaccaTATTCCTGCCACGgggatttatttttagatcaaatttcccaggaatgagactcccgtgagagtgccatgaccaatcacaagaaactaattgacgttaCTGCGTCTCTGGACCGGAACTGCTTTTCTTTACCAAAAGAAAATTTACTCTAAAAATAGATCGCTTTGTAAAAGTTCCATAGTATGGGGGTTACATGCTCCTACTTAACGGATCTTGGCTAAGTTCCATTTAAGGTTGTTACCTGGTATCCAGCATTAGCTAGTTCATAAGCCCTTTTCCCGCTTCCCCATTCCCAGATGTTGTTCCAAGCGTAACCATAAACTTTGCTGTTCTTTAGCAAGCTACGATTATAGGGGACATGGTTCACATCCATCAATCCATCTTCCCATCCAGCCAGTTGGAGATTATAATTCAGGGTGATGTTGGAAACGCGTTGTACAAAGTAATCCTTAAGTTTATCAGCAATGCTTCCATCGGAATTACTGAGGTTCAGTCTCTGGACAAGATCAACGCACGCGGCAGAATTTATCCAGGCCCCCTGCGCTACCTCGTCCCCACCGAAATGAAAAGTGGTCAGCGGTTGCGTGTGGCTGTGCATGTCTACTAAGGCTTTAACCACGTGATCAATAAAGTTGTAAGTGGATTCTAAACAAGGATTAATGGCGTCATCAGTAAAATACTGCACGGATAAATATCGTGAAGTGTCATTTGCTTCCGCCAACAGATATTTCTCGGCTTCAAGCTTATCTCCTTGGGACAGCAATTTCTTGTACCGTGCTTGCATGGCTTTTATGGCAGCATTACCGTGCCCTGGCATATCGAACTCAGGAATGACTTGAATATGACGCTCATTTGCATAACGGAGAATTTCCTTGTAGTCACTGACCGAGTAATAGCCTGAACCTGATGTTGTGTTGTCAGGGCCAGAACCGAGTTGGGACAGAATCCCACGCTGTTCTTTAAGATCAAAGCATCGTTGACTACCAACCTAAaacaacatttaaaaaaaaactgaattacaaaacacaaaaaaaaactgtacaacaaaacacaaaaagaaaagcgAAACAATCCACAAGCAAAAAGCCAACTGCTACGGTTAACACGATGCTATTCCACAAAAACCGTCGAATTGACATAGCTGTAAGACGTTTGAACACATCTGCAGAAACCCATGTCAGAAAGCACGAGGTCCGCGCCTGTTTGACAACAGCTGTCACGTTTCTTCCACTTTTTGTTATCCTTTACTTACAAACCTTGTTCGCAGACCTCTCCTTTGTTTTGGGCTGAAGAGAGAAgtcatgggaacgaggttgttttaatttccaggTTCCTCAGTTAGATGATGATCTCAAAAACCATTTGTCTCTTTTGCCAATTAGATTTGTTTTACGGAATGGAACCGGGGCAGCGAACCACAGGGACCGGAAATGTCGTTTCCTACCTCAGTAAGTTCCGGTAGCCCGGGAATTTCCAGCCTCCAGCCCTCGTCATCAGTCAAGTGAAAGTGAAACGCATTTAGCTTGTACATCGCCATCACATCTAGTAACTTAAGCACGTGCTCTTTTGCAACAAAGTTGCGAGCTACATCAAGATGCATGCCTCGGTAGGCATATCTCGGTGAGTCCTTGATGGACACTTTAGGAAACCTGCCTTCAGAGGTCTGTAATCCCAGCAGTGTTTGCAAGCCATAGAAGACACCAGATGAGCTGCTACCTGGCAAACAAATATTTTGTTAATTCTGTACCCACTTCAAGAAGGAAGACAAAGGAAAGGGTGATAATATTACCTGACGACCGGTTTTCTCTACTAAATTACTTATTAGCTTGCACATTTAGCTTAAGTCCCCGTTGTAATCAAGAGATTACTTTCTACGAAAGTTCGACATGGTACTCTTCCTTAGAAATAAGGATATAAAAGTTCTTTAAGGTTCCGTTTTTCAGATACTAAAACTGATGTCTTACCCATAATTGTAATCGCGTCCTTGGAAGGATCGACATCGAGGCTGTATGACTCATGCAAGCTGGGAAATTGCTGACCACCCTTGGTAGGGACAGCAACTTCTCCCAAAACAAGAGTTATCACTTTGTTTCCACTCGTTGACGTGGTTGATGAAAGCTTCAATTTTTCTgccaagacaaataaaaaacaaaggtTCACCTAGGCTTATGCAGGTTTGACATAGTTCTATTGGATTTGAGCTAGCAGTAATATCATGTTCAACTCGAACGCCTATTTTATCGAGCCTAACACTAGAAATAACCAACAGTTAGGAGGTGCGGGATAGAACACTTTTGAGTCGAGTGATTTCCAGTAAAAATTTGTTTGAGCCACCATTGAAATTCGTAGGTCATAGCGTTGGGTAGTTATCATTAAAAAGTCTGAGCGTGAAAAAATTGTGCAAGCAAACGCCCGACCAAAGTCcaatatttgccatatttgtCGAGAAATCACGAGAAAAAAGAACATGGTAGATGTTATCTTCTTCGATCCTACTGTCGGTTCGCATCGAATCTCAAATGTAGTTCGTCGAAACAAGATTTCAATTGGGTTTTAAAAaaccgtttcttttctttgccaAACTTTTAAATGTACGTTAACACTCCAGTGATGCGAAACTTTGCCTTTGAAAATGGAGTACACTGGCCAACGCGGTGGCCATCTTTTAAACAATCTTATTCAAGTGAAATGGATACTGATTGGTTTACGAGGATTTATCGATCGATTTTAGCCGCACAATTTTGCTCCAAAATCAAAATATGGCGTGCAAAATAGGTCGCGGGCTCTTCTTgagcaatttcttttttcattaattaattcCTTTATTAAAAATTTTCGTTGCCTTGTTGCAGGTATAAATGCAAGGCCGCTATTATCGTCACCACGTGGCGTTCCCAGGATGATCACACGGAGATAATACATATATTTACCTTTCAGTAGGGCAGCTTCACTTTTTAATCCCGCCTGACCAAACACTTTCCAATCTGATTCAACAATCACGTGATTGTCTGTCTCCAGCGTCATTTCCACTGGGGTAGGAATGATTTTATATTGTACGCTTTCATGGTCATGTGCAATGTAATATTTATCGTAGCGTTCCTTTGGTGTGTAAGGATTGTAACGGTCCGCAACGAACCGTTTCCACTTTTCTTCAGTGTCGAAATTCCCCACAAACTTAAGCTCTTCATCATCTGTGTTCTTGATAACTCGCGGGCTCAAGCCTTCCGAGGTGACGTACCATCTAGGCATGACGTCAGTACGGGCTACAGACCAATAATCAGCCACGAACTCAAAGGTAAATGAACTTCCGGCGGCGATGTCTCTGAAGTCTGTGGTAGTCTCAAATTTGTGAAGGCAGCCATTTATATGCGTAAAGCGAATACCGTAATTTCCCGGAATAACGTATCCGGCGGGATTATGTTTCAAATATCGCGATTCCGCCATCCTAATATTGCAAAAGTATACCGCCCAGTCTCCTTGCCTGATAACAGATTGTCCTTTGTTACTTAGAGTTATGCGGGAAAGAAAAGTAGTCTCGGATTTGAGGTTGTTGAGGACATCGTAGCGAACTTCCATGTTGCTTGCCAAGTAATCGATATCTTCTTGAACAGCACCTGTAAGTTGATATACCATTGAAGTAATATCTTACTgattaaaaaagagaaaaatcagCCTTATAACGATGCAGTTGAGCTTTAAGTaacaccaggagcctatgagtaggagcatgcaactccactatatttttGTCACGGAGATtttttttagatcgaatttccctggaatgagactcccgtgggattgcgatgaccaatcacaagaaactaattgacgtcactgcgtcacggGACTGGAGCggtctttctttcacaaaagatcgaaggtatactaaaaatagatcactCTGTAAAAATGCTCaatatgggagttgcatgctccaactgatcggctcctggtaACACTAATTCTATCCTTCTTCCATCGAGTACTAGGAGACTACTACCCTGTTATGTTAAGCCTCAGCGTGACTGATGTTACAAGTTCGTAACATTATGAAAGATATCATGACGTGTCCACAACCCAGGAGAGAGGAGACGGTGTAAAGCACAAGTCTGCCCACTCAGCTGTCTCTTTACAGTTGAAACCCTTTCAATTTCAACTGAGACAGTGCATTGGAAATCGGAATAAATATTTTGAACTTCAAACTCTGCGTGTTT includes:
- the LOC136923756 gene encoding beta-hexosaminidase-like isoform X2 produces the protein MASRRRDRFGAVQEDIDYLASNMEVRYDVLNNLKSETTFLSRITLSNKGQSVIRQGDWAVYFCNIRMAESRYLKHNPAGYVIPGNYGIRFTHINGCLHKFETTTDFRDIAAGSSFTFEFVADYWSVARTDVMPRWYVTSEGLSPRVIKNTDDEELKFVGNFDTEEKWKRFVADRYNPYTPKERYDKYYIAHDHESVQYKIIPTPVEMTLETDNHVIVESDWKVFGQAGLKSEAALLKEKLKLSSTTSTSGNKVITLVLGEVAVPTKGGQQFPSLHESYSLDVDPSKDAITIMGSSSSGVFYGLQTLLGLQTSEGRFPKVSIKDSPRYAYRGMHLDVARNFVAKEHVLKLLDVMAMYKLNAFHFHLTDDEGWRLEIPGLPELTEVGSQRCFDLKEQRGILSQLGSGPDNTTSGSGYYSVSDYKEILRYANERHIQVIPEFDMPGHGNAAIKAMQARYKKLLSQGDKLEAEKYLLAEANDTSRYLSVQYFTDDAINPCLESTYNFIDHVVKALVDMHSHTQPLTTFHFGGDEVAQGAWINSAACVDLVQRLNLSNSDGSIADKLKDYFVQRVSNITLNYNLQLAGWEDGLMDVNHVPYNRSLLKNSKVYGYAWNNIWEWGSGKRAYELANAGYQVIMSQATHLYFDHPYEPDPEERGYYWATRFTDTRKVFGFMPDDLFANVEIKRTGDPLTREQLCKTEGACPVLAKKENIAGMQGHLWTETVRSRDQMFSMIFPRMLALAERAWHKASWEEMDNKEDRDAEKARDWEKFANVLGYRELSRLDRIGVTYRVPPPGASYDNKKLKAIAVYPGLTIEYSTDSKNWKEVDEGTNVEGKIKLRTRSADGSRYSRLVEIELPSSVRGNSPRLTSKYVHLVIVAVIGFLLL
- the LOC136923756 gene encoding beta-hexosaminidase-like isoform X1 → MEKRNICLKVICSLILMAINYLSLITAGAVQEDIDYLASNMEVRYDVLNNLKSETTFLSRITLSNKGQSVIRQGDWAVYFCNIRMAESRYLKHNPAGYVIPGNYGIRFTHINGCLHKFETTTDFRDIAAGSSFTFEFVADYWSVARTDVMPRWYVTSEGLSPRVIKNTDDEELKFVGNFDTEEKWKRFVADRYNPYTPKERYDKYYIAHDHESVQYKIIPTPVEMTLETDNHVIVESDWKVFGQAGLKSEAALLKEKLKLSSTTSTSGNKVITLVLGEVAVPTKGGQQFPSLHESYSLDVDPSKDAITIMGSSSSGVFYGLQTLLGLQTSEGRFPKVSIKDSPRYAYRGMHLDVARNFVAKEHVLKLLDVMAMYKLNAFHFHLTDDEGWRLEIPGLPELTEVGSQRCFDLKEQRGILSQLGSGPDNTTSGSGYYSVSDYKEILRYANERHIQVIPEFDMPGHGNAAIKAMQARYKKLLSQGDKLEAEKYLLAEANDTSRYLSVQYFTDDAINPCLESTYNFIDHVVKALVDMHSHTQPLTTFHFGGDEVAQGAWINSAACVDLVQRLNLSNSDGSIADKLKDYFVQRVSNITLNYNLQLAGWEDGLMDVNHVPYNRSLLKNSKVYGYAWNNIWEWGSGKRAYELANAGYQVIMSQATHLYFDHPYEPDPEERGYYWATRFTDTRKVFGFMPDDLFANVEIKRTGDPLTREQLCKTEGACPVLAKKENIAGMQGHLWTETVRSRDQMFSMIFPRMLALAERAWHKASWEEMDNKEDRDAEKARDWEKFANVLGYRELSRLDRIGVTYRVPPPGASYDNKKLKAIAVYPGLTIEYSTDSKNWKEVDEGTNVEGKIKLRTRSADGSRYSRLVEIELPSSVRGNSPRLTSKYVHLVIVAVIGFLLL